Part of the Flavobacterium alkalisoli genome is shown below.
AGGGATGAAATTAAGGTATTGCAGGAGAAGATATAAGTATTTTTTGTATTTTGTGATAATAATCACCTTACAAAAAATAACATGAGAATAAAAGAATTACATTTAGATAATAAAGATGTTGAACAGTTCGGTTTAAAGGATTTTAAATCTTCGAAATTTAGCTCTGTAATTGCTTTAGTTGGTAAAAACGGATCGGGTAAATCGCGATATCTAAAAGCCATTGAAAATAAGATAAAAAATTACGATATAACATCTGAATTAAATAAAAAATTTGATTATTTATCAAGTGATTTAGATGAAATACAAAGTCATTACACTAATCATTATAATGTTTATTTAGCTTATCAAGAGCTACAAGAAGCAAAAAAAAGTAAAAATGTTACTAAAATAAGTGATAAAGCAAATCTTTTTACGATTGCATGTAATAAATTGCCTCGGGGATTAAGACCTACAGAAAAAACAATTAGTGAAAGAATCGATAAAATAAACAAAGAAATCACTCAACATCTGAAAATAATAAATCCCTCTGATTTAAGACGGCTTCAAAAAAGTTTTGATAATACAAACAAAAAAAAAGTTTTATTTCAAGATATAATTGACTCAGTAATTGAGATAGGATAAATCAATGAATTCCAAATGATTAATGAAAGTTCTTTGACCTTTCTAGAAAAGCTTCCACATAGACTTGTATTGGATAAACTTGAATGTCAGGGAGACGAAAAAAAATTTAAAAGCCGTGTATCCTATAAAAGATTTACATTATTAAAAGATCTTATCAAAGAATTTTTGGGAAAAGAAATTCTTTGGCACTATAAAAATTCTGATATAGATGAGCACGATGACCATGTTTCTATAAAAGCTAGAGGATATTGGACTATAAATAATCGAACTTTCAACTATCAAGACTTTTCAGATGGGGAGAAGGTTCTTTTTTCATATGCCATATTATTATTCCTACTGAATCTTAATCCAAAAATTAAATTTAAAGAATCAATAATCATAATTGATGAGCCTGAACTTAACCTACATCCAAAAGCTCAAATAAAATTAATCCAAAGTTTAGAAAATTTAGTTAAAGAAAGAGGTCAACTTATTATTGCTACCCATTCATTATCTATTATTGCTACCTTAGATTATGGTTCAATTTTCTTGGTAAAAGATGATGAGTTATTAACTCCATCATCTTCTGTTCCTTTCAATGCAGTTGATGAATTAATGGGTTTTGAAGAACATTATAATAAGATTGTGGAATTTCTAGTTTCAACACCTTCTTGGGCAATGACAAATTTTATGGCTCAATGTTTTAAAGACCCAGAAGTATTTGAATCAGCAAATAAAAATGATCCTCAATTAGATGTTTTTAAACAACTAATTTTAAAAAAGAAAGAATTAAGGATTTTGGATTTTGGTTCTGGTTTAGGAAGACTATTAAAATGTATTAAAGAAGACAACGAAACTTGGAGTAGAATAAAAAATTATGATTGTTTTGATATTAATAAGGATTATAATCAAACTGTACTTGAACAAGGAGCTAACGCCATTTTTAATGAAATAGATAATGTCCCTAAAAATTTCTATGATATTATTGTTTTAGTTAATGTATTACATGAGATACATATTCAATATTGGGAGGATACTTTAAATAAATTAAAATTAGCCTTAAGCTCAAATGGTCATTTAGTCATTATTGAAGACTTTGAGTTACCTATAGGTGAGTTACCTAATGATTTAGGATTTCTTCTTTTGGAAAAAGATGAACTTAAAATTTTACTTGGCAAGAATGTCACTTTCATATCTCCAAATAATGATCGTTATAAAAATCGCATAATTGGCAGTATAATTTCATCTGAAAACATGAATACAATAGACAAAAAGCTCATAATCAAAACTATGGAAAGTTTGAAAGAAAATGCTTTAAATGCTATTCAAGACTACAGAAATATGCAAGAAAAAAAACTTAACATAGGAAGACTGTATGCTTTAAAATCAAACTCTTATGTTAATAGCCAATTAGCTATAAATTATTTAAATGAGCAAAAATCAGGCTAATCATATTCCTTTTAAAAATCAAAAAAATCCCTATATTTATGTGTTGTAACACAGGATGAGGATGAAAAAACTTTACAGCTTACTCTTTGCGCTAATTATCTTTACATTATCGCAAAACATTTATGCCCAAAAAGACAGCATTGCAAAAGCAACTGATTCTGTTAATGCGGTTACCCTTGAGGCATATAATATTAAGCTGGCTCAAATTGAGCAGCAGCGTTTAAAAGACTCCATTAAGAAGTCTGAACTGGAACAACAGCTGCAATCTCTTAAAACTACCGACAACCTTAAGAAAGAAGAACTCCAAAAGGAACTGGAAGAGCTTGAAAACCGTGAAGCGACCAGGCTTGCTGCTAAAAGGGAACAGATAGACAAACTGCGTTCTAAAATAAAAGGCAGTCCGGTTAGGGGCTTTTTTAACGATACCCTGTTCAATATTTACAGTAAGTTGGGCAGCTTCTCCGCTGCCGAAAGGGCTCAGGCCATAACAAGGCGCATAGAAGAACTTGGCGACAATATACTGTTTGAACCCGATTCACT
Proteins encoded:
- a CDS encoding AAA family ATPase, with product MINESSLTFLEKLPHRLVLDKLECQGDEKKFKSRVSYKRFTLLKDLIKEFLGKEILWHYKNSDIDEHDDHVSIKARGYWTINNRTFNYQDFSDGEKVLFSYAILLFLLNLNPKIKFKESIIIIDEPELNLHPKAQIKLIQSLENLVKERGQLIIATHSLSIIATLDYGSIFLVKDDELLTPSSSVPFNAVDELMGFEEHYNKIVEFLVSTPSWAMTNFMAQCFKDPEVFESANKNDPQLDVFKQLILKKKELRILDFGSGLGRLLKCIKEDNETWSRIKNYDCFDINKDYNQTVLEQGANAIFNEIDNVPKNFYDIIVLVNVLHEIHIQYWEDTLNKLKLALSSNGHLVIIEDFELPIGELPNDLGFLLLEKDELKILLGKNVTFISPNNDRYKNRIIGSIISSENMNTIDKKLIIKTMESLKENALNAIQDYRNMQEKKLNIGRLYALKSNSYVNSQLAINYLNEQKSG
- a CDS encoding P-loop NTPase family protein: MRIKELHLDNKDVEQFGLKDFKSSKFSSVIALVGKNGSGKSRYLKAIENKIKNYDITSELNKKFDYLSSDLDEIQSHYTNHYNVYLAYQELQEAKKSKNVTKISDKANLFTIACNKLPRGLRPTEKTISERIDKINKEITQHLKIINPSDLRRLQKSFDNTNKKKVLFQDIIDSVIEIG